From the genome of Spinacia oleracea cultivar Varoflay chromosome 2, BTI_SOV_V1, whole genome shotgun sequence, one region includes:
- the LOC130467445 gene encoding uncharacterized protein, with translation MYKFLHPVGAQVGWKRLICNSHASPKSTFIVWLAVQNRLATKDRLIRWQLSIDGICGLCQVENESLEHLFFSCSYSQEIWNQVLLSLGVNRTVLPWHEEVQIAVKKSRSKQKQACKYSIAFIESVYCIWLQRNAKVFRDHVDPIKTVVSNIMFNVECRSVPHVVHNQEETRKEDEAESPVLYQMCMLTDNNIRYNTKRKH, from the exons ATGTATAAGTTTCTTCATCCAGTTGGAGCTCAGGTGGGATGGAAGAGATTGATTTGTAATAGCCATGCTAGTCCAAAGAGTACCTTCATTGTGTGGCTAGCAGTGCAGAACAGACTAGCTACAAAAGACAGATTGATAAGATGGCAACTAAGTATTGATGGTATTTGTGGTCTGTGTCAGGTGGAAAATGAAAGCTTGGAGCACCTATTCTTCTCTTGCTCTTATTCTCAGGAGATTTGGAATCAGGTTCTGCTTTCTTTAGGTGTGAATAGAACTGTGTTGCCTTGGCATGAGGAGGTTCAGATTGCAGTGAAGAAAAGCAGAAGCAAACAGAAGCAAGCCTGCAAGTATAGTATAGCTTTCATTGAGTCTGTTTACTGTATTTGGTTGCAAAGAAATGCTAAGGTTTTTAGGGATCATGTTGATCCAATTAAAACTGTTGTTAGCAAcattatgtttaatgttgagtgtAGAT CCGTCCCTCATGTCGTTCATAATCAAGAAGAAACTCGCAAAGAAGATGAGGCAGAATCGCCCGTCCTGTACCAGATGTGTATGCTAACCGACAACAACATCAG GTACAATACGAAGCGCAAGCATTAG